AGCAGGAAGTCGCCGTCCTTGAGGTCCGTGACCTCGACCGTGGGCACACCAGCTCCGAAGTTCATGCCCCCGACGCTACCCGAAGGACCCGGGGTCCGGCCGAACCGAGCCGCGGCTCAGGCCTGCCCCAGCAGCGCCGCGAGCTCCGCCTCCCGCTGGGCGATGTCCGAGCGCAGCTTGCCGGCGATCTCCTCGATCAGCCCGTCGGGGTCGTCCGGGGCGAGCCGGAGCATGCCGGCGATCGCGCCCTCCTCCAGTTCCCGGGCGACGAGGGTGAGCAGTTCCTTGCGCTGGGCGAGCCATTCGAGGCGGGCGTACAGCTCCTCGGCGGGGCTCGGACGCCGCTCGGGCGGCACCGGGCCGGCCGCCCACTCCTCCGCCAGCTCCTTCAGCAGGGCCTCGTCTCCACGGGCGTAGGCGGCGTTGACGCGGGTGAGGAACTCCTCACGCCGCTGCCGTTCCTCTTCCTCCTGTACGAGGTCGGGGTGGGCCTTGCGGGCCAGCTCGCGGTAGAGCTTGCGGGCCTCCTCGCTGGGCCGCACCCGCTCCGGGGGCCGCACGGCCTGGTCGGTCAGCATGGCGGCGGCCTCCGGGAACAGGCCGTCGCCGTCCATCCAGCCGTGCAGCAGCTCCTCCACACCGGGGATCGGCAGGACCCGGGCTCGGGCCTCCTCGGCGCGCCGGATGTCCTCCGGATCACCGGTGCGGGCGGCCTTCGCCTCGGCGATCTCGGCGTCCAGCACCTCGATACGGGCGTAGAGCGGGCCGAGCCGCTGTTCGTGCAGCCGGGAGAAGTTCTCGACCTCGACGCGGAACGTCTCCACGGCGATCTCGTACTCGATCAGCGCCTGCTCGGCGGCCCGTACGGCCCGCTCGAGCCGCTCCTCGGGGCGCGGGGACTGTTCGGCATCCGGGGTCGTCACGCGAACAGGGTAGGCGGTCCGGGCGGGACGGGACGCCGTAGGGCCGCCGGTGGCCTCGTCCGCCGGGTGCGGGTCCGCGTTGGTGCGAGCGCGCAGGCGGCGGACCGCATCCGGGGGACCGAGCCGCCTCGGCGCTGCGCAGCCGTATGCCGGTGGCGGAGCAGGCCCCCCTCGCGGGCACCGCCGTTCCACGCTGTGCGGTACCCGGGAAGGTCACTGCGCGGTGCCCGGGAAGGTTGCTGCCCGGTGCCTGGGAAGGTCACTGCCCGCTACCCGAGACGGCCACTGCGCGGTGCCCCAGAAGCTCCGCGCCGGTCACACGCCCAGTTCGGCGGCGATCCGGCCCGTTCTGATGCCGGCCACCAGGTCGGCGTGGTCGGCCTCCGTGCGGTCGGCGTAGGTGACGGCGAAGGCGGCTATCGCCTCGTCCAGTTCCTCGTTCTTGCCGCAGTAGCCGGCGATCAGGCGAGGGTCGGCGCTGTGGGAGTGCGCGCGGGCGAGCAGGGCGCCGGTCATGCGGGCGTAGTCGTCGATCTGGTCGGCCGGGAGGGCGGCGGGGTCGACGCTGCCCTTGCGGTTGCGGAACTGCCGCACCTGGAAGGGGCGCCCCTCGACGGTCGTCCAGCCGAGCAGGATGTCGCTGACCACCTGCATCCGCTTCTGGCCGAGGACGACCCGGCGGCCCTCGTGCTCCACCGGCGGCGCCTCGAAGCCGGCGGTGGCCAGGTGGGGGAGGAGCGCGGAGGGGCGGGCCTCCTTGACCTGCAGGACCAGCGGCTGTTCGCGGTGGTCGAGGAGGAGTACGACGTAGGAGCGGGTGCCGACGCTGCCGGTGCCGACCACCCGGAAGGCCACGTCGTGCACCGCGTGCCGGGCGAGCAGCGGGTGCCGGTCCTCCGGCAGGGTCGTCAGGTACTCCTCCAGGGACGCCGCGACCGCCGCGGCCTCGGCGTCCGGGATCCGGCGCAGCACCGGCGCCGCGTCGACGAAGCGCCGCCCACCGTCCTCGTGCGGCTCCGTGGACTTCGCCGCGAACCGGCCGCTGGTGTTGGCGCGGGCCTTCTCCGAGACCCGCTGCAGGGTGCCGAGCAGGTCGTGGGCGTCGGTGTGGGAGACCAGTTCCTCGTCGGCGATCGCGTTCCACGCGTCCAGCACCGGCAGCTTGGCCAGCAGACGCATGGTGCGGCGGTAGGCGCCGACGGCGTCCCGCGCGGCGGCGCGGCACGTGTCCTCGTCCGCGCCGGCCTCCCGCCCGGCGAGCACCAGCGAGGCGGCGAGCCGCTTCAGATCCCACTCCCAGGGGCCGTGCACGGTCTCGTCGAAGTCGTTGAGGTCGATGACGAGGTCACCGCGGGCGTCGCCGTACAGACCGAAGTTGGCCGCGTGCGCGTCTCCGCAGATCTGGGCGCCGATCCTGGTCATCGGGGTGCGGGCCAGGTCGTACGCCATGAGCCCGGCCGCGCCGCGCAGGAAGGCGAACGGTGTCGCCGCCATCCGTCCGACGCGGATGGGGGTCAGCTCCTCGATACGGCCGGCGTTGGACTCGGCGACCGCGGTCACGGCGTCGGGTCGGGCGGCGTCGAGGTCGAGCGCGCGGTGCGCGCTGCGCGGAACGCTCGACCGCAGCGCCTTGCCCTCCTCCTTGGGCGAGCCCTGCCGCGGCCACTGGGCGAACCCGCGCACCCTCGGCAGCCGGCGCGTCTCCCGGCCCACCGCGTCCGCCAGCGTTTCCCCACCGGTTCCGGTCACCGCGACCGCCTCCCCCGAGCACCGTCGGCTGAGATCCGACACGAACATCAACTCGTGCAGACCGTACAGCGGGTGACGCAAAC
This genomic interval from Streptomyces sp. NBC_00557 contains the following:
- a CDS encoding DUF2252 domain-containing protein, yielding MFVSDLSRRCSGEAVAVTGTGGETLADAVGRETRRLPRVRGFAQWPRQGSPKEEGKALRSSVPRSAHRALDLDAARPDAVTAVAESNAGRIEELTPIRVGRMAATPFAFLRGAAGLMAYDLARTPMTRIGAQICGDAHAANFGLYGDARGDLVIDLNDFDETVHGPWEWDLKRLAASLVLAGREAGADEDTCRAAARDAVGAYRRTMRLLAKLPVLDAWNAIADEELVSHTDAHDLLGTLQRVSEKARANTSGRFAAKSTEPHEDGGRRFVDAAPVLRRIPDAEAAAVAASLEEYLTTLPEDRHPLLARHAVHDVAFRVVGTGSVGTRSYVVLLLDHREQPLVLQVKEARPSALLPHLATAGFEAPPVEHEGRRVVLGQKRMQVVSDILLGWTTVEGRPFQVRQFRNRKGSVDPAALPADQIDDYARMTGALLARAHSHSADPRLIAGYCGKNEELDEAIAAFAVTYADRTEADHADLVAGIRTGRIAAELGV